A stretch of the Bacteroidia bacterium genome encodes the following:
- the dcd gene encoding dCTP deaminase, translating into MILTDAQILAEIEKGNIKIEPFDRNCLGTNSYDVHLSKHLAIYRDEILDAKKHNPVIHFEIPEEGYILLPNRLYLGSTIEYTETFNAVPFLEGKSSVGRLGIDIHATAGKGDIGFCNHWTLEISVTQPVRVYAGMPIGQLIYFRPMGEVLQYYCKKPTAKYAERSPLPKESMMWKNF; encoded by the coding sequence ATGATTCTAACGGATGCCCAAATTTTAGCTGAAATAGAAAAAGGTAACATAAAAATAGAACCTTTTGACCGAAACTGTTTAGGTACCAACAGCTACGATGTTCATTTAAGTAAGCATTTAGCTATATACCGAGATGAAATCTTAGACGCAAAAAAGCATAACCCTGTCATTCATTTTGAAATACCCGAAGAGGGTTACATTCTTTTACCTAATCGCTTGTATTTAGGCTCAACCATAGAATATACAGAAACTTTTAATGCTGTACCTTTTTTAGAAGGTAAAAGCTCTGTGGGCAGGCTAGGCATAGATATTCATGCCACCGCAGGTAAAGGGGATATCGGATTTTGTAACCATTGGACACTGGAAATCTCTGTAACTCAACCTGTACGAGTGTATGCAGGTATGCCTATTGGTCAGTTAATTTATTTTCGCCCGATGGGCGAAGTCTTACAGTATTATTGTAAAAAACCTACTGCTAAATATGCGGAGCGCTCCCCCTTACCCAAAGAGTCTATGATGTGGAAAAACTTTTAA